The following proteins come from a genomic window of Acetivibrio cellulolyticus CD2:
- a CDS encoding RecQ family ATP-dependent DNA helicase, with protein sequence MNSIVFIDTEIELNSGRILDIGGIKWNGSSFHSNSVAHFIEFLNGSEYVCGHNIFNHDLKYIKDAINSAHINNLKFIDTLFFSPLLFPTRPYHALLKDDKLQTEELNNPLNDSIKARDLFFDEVAAFQNTDDILKQIYYSLLKDKKEFCSFFNIVGFKENAINTEKMIMEKFYSQICEQANLNDIISKYPIELAYCLSLINTRSRYSITPPWVLKNFPTVEKVMFLLRGNPCLCGCTYCNEALDIYKGLKRFFGFDSYRKYAGEALQERAVKAAVDRKSLLVVFPTGGGKSITFQVPALMSGINSKGLTVVISPLQSLMKDQVDNLEKAGITDAVTINGLLDPIEKAKSFERVENGSASILYISPEALRSKSIERLLLGRNVVRFVIDEAHCFSAWGQDFRVDYLYIGDFIKSIQERKNLEEGIPVSCFTATAKQKVIEDIREYFRQKLSIEMELFTSGASRSNLHYKVFEKDNEEEKYNTVRDLIEQKKCPTIIYVSRTKKAYKLAQRLTHDGYSAKPYHGKMDKQEKSENQDAFVNGEVRIMVATSAFGMGVDKKDVGMVIHYEISDSLENYVQEAGRAGRDETISADCYVLFNDEDLNKHFMLLNQTKVNIEEVQQVWRAIKDITRLRLKTSQSALEIARMAGWDENIGGIETRVTTAIAALEDAGYVKRGQNMPRIFADSILSKNAQEAIDKINTSNRFEGKQKENAIRIIKSLISSRSRKSALGEEAESRIDYISDHLGITKEDVIQTVNLLREEKILAFTKDLGAFIKRKENKNRSLVILKSFVRIENFLLTIFTNEEKTFHIKELNEQAESFGCKDVTPRNIKTVINFWVIKNWIKRQSTGYSSNYITVLSLYDKDLLEEKLTQRHDLAQFILEYLYDKSNTSIRNEESNKEEVMVEFSVFELKEEFGLQLTFFNTKIDVEDVEDALFYLSRIGALKIEGGFMVLYNPMSIERIERDNKKRYKIEDYQKLKEYYENKVQQIHIVGEYARKMISDYKDALQFVDDYFQLNYTSFLNKYFKGSRQNEIKRNITPTKFKQLFGELSPTQLKIITDNQTKHIVVAAGPGSGKTRVLVHKLASLLLMEDVKHEQLLMVTFSRAAVTEFKKRLLKLIGNAANFVEIKTFHSYCFDLLGRVGTLEKTDEVIKEAIRRIQSGEVEAGRITKMVLVIDEAQDMDADEFALINELVEQNEDMRVIAVGDDDQNIYEFRGASSKYLEHMIKVQNAVMYELIENYRSKSNLVDFTNQFVKKISHRLKNIPIYAVQRDNGRIKLIRHRSRNLITPMVYDVLSEELSGSTCVLTRSNEEALQIAGLLVKFGMQAKLIQSNEGFNIYNLLEVRFFLSQLNLEEDTYMIGEENWANAKRKLIERFYGSSNLEMCLNIIKDFEATNPKNKYKSDLEIFIRESKIEDFFGEKAETIFVSTIHKAKGREFENVFLMLDQFDVCTDEGVRQIYVAMTRAKRNLTIHYNGTYFNFIKTENLKIVEDNEVYLPPDQLVMQLTFKDVWLDYFLSCQNLISQLNSGDELTVDGECCLNSKGQPVIRFSKHFLNQIEAMKQKSYVPKTAKIRFIVYWQKEDSEYEVRIVLPEVYFERTDG encoded by the coding sequence ATGAACTCTATCGTTTTTATTGATACCGAAATTGAGCTAAATAGTGGAAGGATCCTTGACATTGGGGGGATTAAGTGGAATGGTTCTTCATTTCACTCAAATTCTGTTGCACATTTTATTGAATTTCTGAACGGTTCAGAATATGTTTGTGGTCATAATATATTTAATCATGATTTAAAATATATCAAAGATGCAATTAATTCTGCCCATATCAACAATTTGAAGTTTATTGATACTTTGTTTTTTTCTCCGCTTCTGTTTCCAACCAGACCTTATCATGCTCTATTAAAAGACGATAAGCTGCAAACAGAAGAACTCAACAATCCGCTCAATGATTCAATAAAGGCCAGGGATCTTTTCTTTGACGAGGTTGCAGCTTTTCAAAATACAGATGATATATTAAAACAAATCTATTATTCATTATTAAAAGACAAAAAGGAGTTTTGTTCTTTTTTTAATATCGTTGGATTTAAAGAAAATGCTATAAATACTGAAAAAATGATTATGGAGAAGTTCTATTCACAAATATGTGAGCAGGCTAATTTGAATGACATAATATCAAAATACCCCATCGAATTAGCCTACTGTTTGTCATTGATAAATACAAGAAGCCGTTATTCAATTACTCCGCCATGGGTGCTAAAAAATTTTCCTACAGTTGAGAAGGTCATGTTTCTACTAAGAGGCAATCCATGTTTGTGCGGTTGTACTTACTGCAACGAAGCGCTTGACATTTATAAAGGTTTGAAACGGTTTTTTGGGTTTGATTCCTATAGAAAATACGCAGGTGAAGCATTACAGGAGAGAGCGGTCAAAGCAGCTGTTGACAGGAAATCGCTTTTGGTTGTGTTTCCTACCGGTGGAGGAAAGTCAATTACTTTTCAAGTACCGGCATTGATGAGCGGAATTAATTCTAAGGGCTTGACTGTTGTTATTTCTCCTTTGCAGTCATTGATGAAGGATCAGGTTGATAATCTGGAAAAAGCAGGTATTACAGATGCTGTTACTATAAATGGTTTGCTTGACCCTATTGAAAAGGCTAAATCTTTTGAAAGAGTTGAAAATGGGTCTGCTTCTATACTGTATATTTCTCCTGAAGCTTTACGTTCAAAGAGTATTGAACGATTACTACTAGGAAGAAACGTTGTTAGGTTTGTTATTGATGAAGCGCATTGCTTTTCGGCATGGGGACAGGATTTTAGAGTGGATTATTTATATATTGGTGATTTCATAAAGTCAATTCAGGAAAGGAAAAACCTGGAGGAAGGAATTCCGGTTTCGTGTTTTACTGCTACAGCAAAACAAAAGGTAATTGAGGATATCAGGGAGTACTTCAGGCAAAAGCTTTCTATTGAAATGGAGCTTTTTACTTCTGGTGCATCAAGGAGCAATCTGCATTATAAGGTATTTGAAAAAGATAATGAAGAAGAAAAATACAATACGGTAAGGGATTTGATTGAACAGAAGAAATGTCCAACCATAATCTATGTTTCAAGAACAAAAAAAGCTTATAAGCTGGCACAAAGATTAACACACGATGGTTATTCGGCAAAACCGTATCATGGAAAAATGGATAAGCAGGAAAAAAGCGAAAATCAGGATGCATTTGTTAATGGTGAGGTTCGGATTATGGTTGCAACATCTGCTTTCGGTATGGGAGTTGATAAGAAAGATGTTGGAATGGTTATTCACTATGAGATATCAGATTCCCTTGAAAATTATGTTCAGGAAGCAGGAAGGGCTGGCAGGGATGAAACTATTTCTGCTGACTGTTATGTTCTGTTTAATGATGAAGACCTGAACAAGCATTTTATGCTGTTAAACCAGACTAAAGTGAATATCGAAGAAGTACAACAGGTATGGAGGGCAATAAAAGATATTACCAGATTACGTTTAAAAACATCTCAATCGGCGTTAGAGATTGCACGAATGGCTGGGTGGGATGAAAATATAGGTGGAATAGAAACAAGGGTAACAACAGCAATTGCAGCGCTGGAAGATGCCGGATATGTTAAGCGTGGACAGAATATGCCAAGAATATTTGCGGATAGCATTCTATCCAAAAATGCCCAAGAGGCAATTGACAAAATCAATACATCAAATAGGTTTGAAGGAAAGCAAAAGGAAAATGCAATTCGAATAATTAAGAGTTTAATTTCTAGTAGAAGCAGAAAAAGTGCATTAGGAGAAGAAGCTGAGTCTAGAATTGATTATATTTCAGACCATCTAGGTATTACCAAGGAGGATGTAATTCAAACTGTAAATCTGCTACGGGAAGAAAAAATATTGGCTTTTACGAAAGATTTAGGAGCATTTATAAAGAGAAAGGAAAACAAAAACCGTTCACTTGTCATATTAAAAAGTTTTGTACGTATTGAAAATTTTCTTTTGACTATTTTTACTAATGAGGAAAAAACATTTCATATTAAAGAGTTAAACGAGCAGGCTGAAAGTTTCGGCTGTAAGGACGTAACTCCCAGGAACATTAAAACTGTCATAAACTTTTGGGTGATCAAAAATTGGATAAAGAGACAAAGTACAGGTTATTCATCAAACTATATCACAGTGCTTTCTCTTTATGATAAAGATTTGCTTGAAGAAAAGCTTACGCAAAGACATGACCTGGCACAATTCATTTTGGAGTATCTTTACGATAAAAGCAATACAAGTATAAGGAATGAAGAAAGTAACAAAGAAGAAGTTATGGTTGAGTTCTCGGTTTTCGAGCTGAAAGAAGAATTTGGGCTGCAACTGACATTTTTTAATACGAAAATTGATGTTGAAGACGTTGAAGATGCACTTTTTTATCTGTCCAGAATCGGAGCATTGAAAATAGAGGGCGGATTTATGGTTTTATATAATCCTATGTCTATTGAACGTATTGAGAGGGACAATAAAAAGAGGTACAAGATAGAGGACTATCAGAAATTAAAGGAATACTACGAGAATAAGGTGCAGCAAATTCACATTGTCGGAGAGTATGCGAGGAAAATGATCAGCGATTACAAAGATGCATTGCAGTTTGTAGATGATTACTTTCAACTGAACTATACTTCATTTTTAAATAAATACTTCAAGGGAAGCCGCCAAAATGAAATCAAACGAAATATTACACCAACAAAATTCAAACAACTTTTTGGAGAACTTTCGCCCACCCAATTAAAAATTATTACTGATAATCAAACAAAACACATTGTTGTGGCAGCAGGGCCTGGGAGCGGTAAGACCCGCGTTCTGGTTCACAAACTTGCTTCATTATTATTAATGGAAGATGTCAAGCATGAACAACTTCTGATGGTGACTTTCTCAAGGGCAGCTGTAACTGAATTTAAAAAGCGTTTGTTGAAGCTGATTGGTAATGCTGCCAATTTTGTTGAGATTAAAACATTTCACTCCTATTGCTTTGACTTGTTAGGAAGGGTTGGAACACTGGAAAAAACGGATGAAGTAATAAAAGAGGCTATTAGGAGAATTCAAAGTGGTGAAGTTGAAGCCGGCAGAATAACCAAAATGGTTTTAGTTATAGATGAAGCTCAGGACATGGATGCAGACGAGTTTGCACTTATTAACGAATTGGTTGAACAAAATGAGGATATGAGAGTTATTGCAGTTGGGGATGACGACCAAAATATTTATGAATTCAGAGGTGCAAGTTCTAAATATCTGGAACATATGATAAAGGTTCAGAACGCTGTTATGTATGAGCTAATTGAAAACTATAGAAGTAAAAGTAACCTTGTTGATTTCACAAATCAGTTTGTAAAGAAAATTTCACATCGTTTAAAGAATATACCTATTTATGCAGTACAGAGAGATAATGGCAGAATCAAACTGATTCGGCACAGGAGTCGCAACCTGATCACGCCAATGGTTTATGATGTTCTCTCAGAAGAACTTTCAGGATCTACTTGCGTTTTGACCAGGAGTAATGAAGAAGCTCTGCAGATTGCCGGATTGCTTGTGAAGTTTGGAATGCAGGCAAAACTTATTCAATCCAATGAAGGGTTTAATATATATAATCTTTTGGAAGTTCGATTTTTTCTAAGCCAGCTCAATTTGGAGGAAGACACTTATATGATAGGCGAGGAAAATTGGGCAAATGCAAAGCGGAAATTGATAGAAAGGTTTTACGGCAGCTCAAATTTAGAAATGTGCCTAAACATCATTAAGGATTTTGAGGCTACCAATCCAAAAAATAAATACAAATCGGATTTGGAAATTTTTATACGGGAATCAAAAATAGAAGATTTCTTTGGCGAAAAAGCCGAGACCATATTTGTTTCAACAATTCATAAGGCCAAAGGCCGAGAGTTTGAAAATGTCTTTCTTATGCTTGATCAATTCGATGTCTGTACAGACGAAGGGGTAAGACAGATTTATGTTGCTATGACAAGAGCTAAACGAAACTTGACTATTCACTATAACGGAACTTATTTTAACTTCATAAAAACAGAGAATCTTAAAATAGTTGAAGATAATGAGGTTTATTTACCTCCGGATCAATTGGTAATGCAGTTAACTTTTAAGGATGTTTGGCTGGATTACTTTTTATCCTGCCAGAATCTAATATCACAACTTAACAGCGGAGACGAACTTACAGTTGACGGAGAATGCTGCCTCAATTCAAAAGGGCAGCCAGTTATAAGATTTTCAAAGCACTTTTTAAACCAGATTGAGGCTATGAAACAAAAAAGCTATGTGCCAAAAACGGCTAAAATCAGGTTCATTGTATATTGGCAGAAGGAAGACTCTGAGTATGAAGTTAGAATTGTTTTACCGGAGGTTTATTTTGAAAGAACGGATGGATAA
- the polX gene encoding DNA polymerase/3'-5' exonuclease PolX, translated as MDKHEVSNILNDIGLLLEIQGESFFKSKAYYDASRTIELLDEDLEALILNDRLKEIKGIGNALTQKITELVTTGKLEYYENLKKSIPHGLVEMLKIPGFGPKKVAAVYKQLGITTIGELKYACEENRLIKLAGFGEKTQKKILEGIENLNKYSNQFYYPFAKTLADMIIATLKESGQVIRVCEGGSLRRKKETVKDIDILASSNNAEAVMALFTNHPLVSSVTSKGETKSAVILKDGINVDLRVVSDDEYPYALHHFTGSKEHNTALRHIAKQQGIKINEYGLFKGNETIKCSDEKDIFKVFGMDYIEPELRENNGELEAASNNQLPCLVDHNDIEGILHVHSTYSDGANTIEELVKFSMNKGYTYLGITDHSKSAYYAGGLVEDDIKRQHEEIDKLNEKYTNFTILKGIELDILPDGSLDYTDNVLSSFDFTIASVHSSFTLDEDKMTERVLKAISNKYVTILGHPTGRLLLSREPFKININEVIKACASRKVILEINANPHRLDMDWRLLKGARYEGCKFVICPDAHRLEGIDDIKYGVNTARKGWLEKDDIVNTRSIEDFLKLIGR; from the coding sequence ATGGATAAGCATGAAGTAAGTAATATTCTAAATGACATTGGACTTCTTCTTGAAATACAAGGTGAGAGTTTTTTTAAGTCAAAGGCATACTATGATGCTTCTAGAACTATAGAGCTTTTGGACGAAGATCTGGAGGCATTGATTTTAAATGATCGCCTAAAGGAAATAAAGGGAATCGGAAATGCTTTAACTCAAAAAATAACCGAATTAGTTACAACAGGTAAGCTTGAATATTATGAAAATCTTAAGAAAAGTATACCTCATGGTCTGGTAGAAATGCTTAAGATACCTGGATTCGGACCAAAAAAAGTGGCTGCAGTCTATAAACAACTCGGAATAACTACTATAGGTGAGTTAAAGTATGCTTGTGAGGAAAACAGACTTATAAAGCTTGCGGGATTTGGTGAAAAGACTCAGAAAAAAATACTTGAGGGAATCGAGAACTTAAATAAATATTCTAACCAATTTTATTACCCTTTTGCCAAAACACTTGCTGATATGATTATAGCTACGCTAAAAGAAAGTGGACAGGTTATAAGAGTATGTGAGGGCGGCAGCCTCAGGAGAAAAAAAGAAACTGTAAAAGACATTGATATACTGGCAAGCAGTAATAATGCTGAAGCTGTAATGGCTCTTTTTACAAACCACCCGCTTGTAAGTAGTGTTACCTCAAAGGGAGAAACGAAATCCGCTGTCATCCTTAAAGATGGAATAAATGTCGACCTGAGAGTAGTGAGTGATGATGAATACCCATATGCTCTTCACCATTTTACAGGAAGCAAGGAACACAACACAGCATTAAGGCATATTGCAAAGCAACAAGGTATAAAAATAAATGAATACGGCCTTTTTAAGGGAAATGAAACAATAAAATGCAGTGATGAAAAGGACATCTTTAAAGTTTTTGGTATGGATTATATTGAGCCTGAACTGAGGGAAAACAACGGCGAACTTGAGGCTGCAAGCAATAATCAACTTCCATGTCTTGTTGATCATAATGATATAGAAGGAATTCTTCATGTACATTCTACATACAGTGATGGTGCCAATACTATAGAAGAATTGGTGAAGTTCTCTATGAATAAAGGTTATACCTACCTTGGAATCACCGATCACAGCAAGTCCGCATATTATGCTGGTGGACTGGTAGAGGATGATATAAAAAGACAGCATGAAGAAATAGACAAACTAAATGAAAAGTACACTAATTTTACTATTTTGAAGGGTATAGAATTAGATATCCTTCCGGATGGAAGTCTTGACTATACTGATAATGTTCTGTCTAGCTTTGACTTTACTATTGCATCAGTTCACTCATCCTTCACATTAGATGAAGATAAGATGACCGAAAGGGTCTTAAAGGCAATTAGCAATAAATATGTTACTATCTTAGGGCATCCAACAGGAAGACTTTTACTTTCAAGAGAGCCTTTTAAAATAAACATAAATGAGGTAATAAAAGCATGTGCATCACGAAAGGTTATTCTGGAGATTAATGCAAATCCTCACAGGCTGGATATGGATTGGAGGCTGTTAAAAGGTGCAAGATATGAAGGCTGCAAATTCGTTATATGTCCAGATGCTCACAGGCTTGAAGGAATTGATGATATAAAATACGGTGTAAATACTGCTAGAAAAGGATGGCTTGAAAAGGATGATATAGTTAACACCAGAAGTATTGAAGATTTTTTAAAGTTAATAGGACGCTAG
- a CDS encoding DUF1667 domain-containing protein → MKIKKEMTCIVCPNGCKLEVTCEDTIIVKNALCPKGEEYARNEMINPVRNVTSTVKVNGGVLPLVSVRSNRPVPKEKMSEIVQLLKEIEIEAPVEFHYIVHRDILGTGADIIATREVKKKKA, encoded by the coding sequence ATGAAGATTAAGAAAGAAATGACCTGTATTGTGTGTCCAAACGGGTGCAAGCTGGAAGTGACTTGCGAAGATACTATAATTGTAAAGAATGCTCTATGCCCGAAAGGTGAAGAGTATGCACGCAATGAGATGATTAATCCTGTAAGAAATGTAACTTCTACAGTAAAGGTTAATGGAGGAGTGTTGCCTTTAGTAAGTGTGCGTAGCAACAGGCCTGTTCCCAAAGAAAAAATGTCTGAGATTGTTCAACTTCTTAAAGAGATTGAAATCGAGGCTCCGGTTGAGTTCCATTACATAGTGCATCGGGATATACTTGGTACTGGGGCAGATATTATTGCAACACGAGAAGTGAAAAAGAAGAAGGCATAA
- a CDS encoding NAD(P)/FAD-dependent oxidoreductase, whose translation MIIDKDVVIIGAGPAGLAAAVELGKNGVKKLVVIEREPFAGGILNQCIHDGFGVIRFNEVLTGPEYAQRYIDEAEKLGIEVLTSSTVINMSRDKDITVLSPKGLIVYKAKAVILAMGCRERTRGALAIPGTRPAGVFTAGVAQHFVNLKNIMIGKQVVILGSGDIGLIMARRLTLEGAKVIAVVEKMPYSNGLARNVTQCLEDFDIPLLLSHTVTSIEGKERLKSVTIAKVDDKGEPIRGTSRKIDCDTLILSVGLIPENELSKDAGVNLDDITQGAVVDENLQTSIEGVFACGNVLQVHDLVDHVSNEAEKAARSVISYLDSKHVQQNKVTVKAGMGVRYVIPHSISGEKDVTFSMRVDRPCIDRRLTFRNCGNIVKSFKFKKMNPSEMVVVNLKASELQDVESLEVSINED comes from the coding sequence ATGATAATAGATAAAGATGTGGTTATCATTGGAGCTGGACCCGCAGGGTTGGCGGCTGCAGTGGAACTTGGGAAAAATGGAGTGAAAAAGCTTGTTGTCATAGAAAGGGAGCCATTTGCAGGAGGGATACTTAATCAATGTATTCATGATGGATTTGGCGTTATAAGGTTCAATGAAGTATTGACTGGCCCTGAATATGCACAGAGATATATAGATGAAGCAGAAAAATTAGGTATTGAAGTGCTGACGAGCTCTACGGTTATTAATATGAGCCGGGATAAAGATATAACTGTACTGAGTCCAAAGGGGCTTATTGTATATAAAGCAAAGGCTGTTATTCTCGCTATGGGATGCAGAGAAAGGACAAGGGGTGCTCTTGCAATCCCGGGTACGAGACCTGCAGGAGTTTTTACTGCGGGAGTGGCTCAGCATTTTGTGAATCTCAAAAATATAATGATTGGAAAACAGGTTGTTATTCTAGGCTCCGGGGATATTGGGCTTATTATGGCAAGAAGGCTTACGCTAGAAGGTGCAAAGGTTATTGCGGTGGTCGAAAAAATGCCTTATTCAAACGGGCTTGCAAGGAATGTTACACAGTGCCTGGAGGATTTTGATATTCCCCTTTTGTTGAGCCATACTGTTACAAGTATTGAAGGAAAAGAACGTTTGAAAAGCGTTACGATTGCAAAGGTTGATGACAAAGGGGAGCCTATACGCGGTACATCCAGGAAAATTGATTGTGATACCCTCATACTTTCTGTAGGACTTATTCCTGAAAACGAATTATCTAAAGATGCAGGTGTAAACTTAGATGATATTACTCAGGGGGCAGTAGTTGACGAAAACCTGCAGACCAGCATTGAAGGTGTATTTGCCTGCGGGAATGTATTGCAGGTTCATGACCTTGTTGACCATGTTTCCAATGAGGCTGAGAAAGCAGCTAGATCTGTAATTAGCTATCTTGACAGCAAGCATGTACAGCAAAATAAAGTTACTGTGAAAGCGGGAATGGGTGTCAGATATGTAATTCCTCATTCTATATCGGGAGAAAAGGATGTTACTTTTTCGATGAGAGTGGATAGACCATGTATTGACAGAAGACTGACTTTCAGAAACTGTGGAAATATAGTAAAATCATTTAAATTTAAGAAAATGAATCCTTCCGAGATGGTGGTAGTAAATTTGAAGGCATCGGAACTCCAAGATGTTGAAAGTTTGGAGGTATCAATAAATGAAGATTAA
- a CDS encoding NAD(P)/FAD-dependent oxidoreductase codes for MENYFDIIIVGAGAVGCAVARELSKYKLDIAVLEKESDVAAGTSGRNSAVVHAGFNNKTGSLMAKLCVEGNLGFEKVCKDLDVPYKKTGKLVVAFDEGDLKGIEKLMDAGKKNGVPGLAFIDAEEVRRLEPHVGGIGAMLSPNTAITNPFIYTVALAENACANGVKFYFNSEVQGISKQENKFRISAGGRYYYCKYIVNAAGLYSDKVSSLAGDPNYKIYPCRGQYYILDKRTSKYLNMPVYPVPRPGIGGLGVHLTPTIEGNILIGPSAEYIKTKSDYAVTKDVMNQLFSEAKELLPPIRIKDVIRNYSGIRSKLVGPKIGGFGDFVIEESQVVKGLIQLIGIESPGLTSSVPISRMVRDIIGNKEDLLEKPDFINKRKGIVEFRQLSAEEKDRLVKECAEYGEIVCRCEQITKREIMDAIENPLGVKTLAGIKYRARAMMGRCQGGYCLTRIVEILTKEYGIPVEEITLRGKESKLFEGSVK; via the coding sequence ATGGAAAATTATTTTGATATAATCATTGTGGGAGCAGGTGCGGTAGGCTGCGCCGTAGCTAGAGAACTCTCGAAATATAAGCTTGATATTGCAGTTTTGGAAAAGGAAAGCGATGTTGCAGCTGGTACAAGCGGCAGAAACAGTGCTGTTGTTCATGCAGGATTTAATAACAAGACCGGAAGCCTTATGGCCAAGCTTTGTGTAGAAGGAAATTTGGGATTTGAAAAAGTATGCAAAGACCTCGATGTACCTTATAAGAAGACTGGGAAACTTGTTGTTGCATTTGATGAAGGTGATCTTAAAGGCATAGAAAAACTGATGGATGCAGGAAAAAAGAACGGTGTACCAGGGCTTGCTTTTATAGACGCAGAGGAAGTCAGGAGACTTGAACCGCATGTGGGAGGCATTGGAGCAATGTTGTCGCCAAATACGGCGATTACCAACCCTTTTATATATACTGTTGCATTAGCTGAAAATGCTTGTGCAAATGGTGTAAAATTCTATTTTAACTCTGAAGTTCAAGGTATAAGCAAGCAGGAAAACAAGTTCCGCATTAGTGCGGGTGGAAGGTATTATTATTGCAAATACATTGTAAATGCAGCCGGACTTTACTCCGATAAGGTTTCTTCTTTGGCAGGGGATCCAAACTATAAGATCTATCCTTGCAGGGGCCAATACTATATTTTAGATAAACGGACAAGCAAGTACCTGAATATGCCTGTATACCCTGTACCGAGGCCCGGAATTGGAGGACTTGGAGTTCATCTAACTCCTACAATTGAGGGGAATATATTGATAGGACCCAGTGCGGAGTATATAAAAACAAAATCAGATTATGCTGTCACAAAGGATGTCATGAATCAGCTCTTTAGTGAGGCAAAGGAATTGCTGCCTCCTATCAGAATTAAAGATGTTATCAGAAATTATTCCGGTATCAGATCTAAGCTGGTTGGACCCAAAATAGGCGGATTTGGCGATTTTGTTATTGAAGAATCACAGGTTGTGAAGGGGCTTATCCAATTGATAGGCATTGAGTCACCAGGTCTTACGTCTTCTGTGCCAATTTCCCGGATGGTAAGAGATATTATAGGAAATAAGGAAGACCTTTTAGAAAAGCCTGACTTTATCAATAAAAGAAAAGGCATTGTTGAGTTTCGTCAGCTAAGTGCAGAGGAAAAAGACAGGTTGGTAAAGGAATGCGCTGAATACGGGGAAATAGTATGCAGGTGTGAGCAAATCACAAAAAGAGAAATTATGGATGCAATTGAAAACCCCCTGGGTGTGAAAACTTTGGCAGGGATCAAATACAGAGCACGGGCTATGATGGGAAGATGTCAGGGCGGTTATTGTCTCACCAGGATTGTTGAGATACTTACAAAAGAATATGGTATTCCAGTAGAAGAGATAACACTAAGAGGTAAGGAATCCAAGCTGTTTGAAGGAAGCGTCAAATAG